Proteins encoded by one window of Serratia nevei:
- the artP gene encoding arginine ABC transporter ATP-binding protein ArtP, which produces MSIQLNGINCYYGAHQALFDITLDCPAGETLVLLGPSGAGKSSLLRVLNLLEMPRSGQLQIAGNQFDFKQAPGEKAIRELRQNVGMVFQQYNLWPHLTVVQNLIEAPCRVLGLTKAQAMERADKLLKRLRLTDFADRFPLHLSGGQQQRVAIARALMMEPQVLLFDEPTAALDPEITAQIVSIIRELAGTGITQVIVTHEVEVARKTASRVVYMENGHVVEQGDSSHFTQPRTTEFANYLSH; this is translated from the coding sequence ATGAGTATTCAACTTAACGGTATCAATTGCTATTACGGCGCTCACCAGGCGCTGTTTGACATCACGCTGGATTGTCCAGCCGGGGAAACCCTGGTGCTGCTTGGCCCAAGCGGCGCCGGGAAAAGTTCATTGCTGCGGGTGCTGAACCTGCTGGAAATGCCGCGTTCGGGCCAACTGCAGATCGCCGGCAACCAATTCGACTTTAAGCAGGCGCCGGGCGAGAAAGCCATTCGCGAACTGCGCCAAAATGTCGGCATGGTCTTCCAGCAATACAACCTGTGGCCTCACCTCACCGTGGTTCAGAACCTGATCGAAGCGCCTTGCCGCGTGCTGGGTCTGACCAAGGCTCAAGCGATGGAGCGTGCCGACAAGCTGCTCAAGCGTCTGCGCCTGACCGACTTCGCCGATCGCTTCCCGCTGCACCTTTCCGGCGGCCAGCAGCAGCGCGTGGCGATCGCCCGTGCCCTGATGATGGAACCGCAGGTGCTGCTGTTCGATGAACCGACCGCGGCGCTGGATCCGGAAATCACCGCTCAGATCGTCAGCATCATTCGCGAACTGGCCGGCACCGGCATCACGCAGGTGATCGTCACCCACGAAGTGGAAGTGGCGCGCAAGACCGCCAGCCGCGTGGTGTACATGGAAAACGGCCACGTGGTGGAGCAAGGCGACAGCAGCCACTTCACGCAGCCGCGGACCACCGAGTTTGCCAACTACTTATCACACTAA
- a CDS encoding lipoprotein, with the protein MKTKTIAAVLPLALLLSACTTVEPAYKDIGTRSGSCVEGGPDTVAQKFYDLRIQQGAGLPDSNRLAQLQPYLSKVLYQDLVSAGQNPGKHRITGDLFSGNAQGPSSASVASASTIPNTDAKNIPLRVDLSYQKDANSTVNWQDEVLMVREGTCWVVDDIRYLNVPAHATNGSVRQVLENQ; encoded by the coding sequence ATGAAAACAAAAACGATTGCGGCTGTTTTACCCTTAGCGCTGTTGCTGAGTGCCTGTACCACGGTGGAACCGGCATACAAGGATATCGGCACCCGCAGCGGCAGCTGTGTGGAAGGCGGCCCGGATACGGTCGCGCAAAAGTTCTATGACCTGCGCATCCAGCAGGGCGCCGGCCTGCCGGACAGTAACCGCCTGGCGCAGCTGCAACCTTACCTGAGCAAAGTGCTGTATCAGGATCTGGTCAGCGCCGGCCAGAACCCGGGCAAGCACCGGATAACCGGCGATCTGTTCTCCGGCAATGCGCAGGGGCCAAGCAGCGCGTCCGTCGCCAGCGCCTCGACCATTCCTAACACCGATGCGAAAAACATCCCGCTGCGCGTTGACTTGAGCTACCAAAAAGACGCCAACAGCACCGTGAACTGGCAGGACGAAGTGCTGATGGTACGCGAAGGCACCTGCTGGGTGGTTGATGATATTCGCTACCTGAATGTTCCAGCGCACGCCACCAACGGCAGCGTGCGCCAGGTGCTGGAAAACCAGTAA
- the potG gene encoding putrescine ABC transporter ATP-binding subunit PotG yields the protein MNDAIPRPQAKSQKVFTPLLEIRNLTKTFDGQNAVEDVSLTIYKGEIFALLGPSGCGKSTLLRMLAGFEQPSEGQIVLDGQDMSHVPPYQRPINMMFQSYALFPHMTVEQNIAFGLKQDKMPRAEIAERVAEMLALVHMQEFARRKPHQLSGGQRQRVALARSLAKRPKLLLLDEPMGALDKKLRDRMQLEVTDILERVGVTCVMVTHDQEEAMTMAGRIAIMNRGKFVQIGEPEEIYEHPNSRFSAEFIGSVNVFDCVLQERHDDALILQSPGLRHAIKVDPDASVVDGVPIQVALRPEKILLCEQVPADGCNFAVGEVAHIAYLGDLSIYHVKLHSGQIISAQLQNGHRFRKGMPTWGDEVRLCWETDSCVVLTV from the coding sequence TTGAACGACGCCATCCCTCGTCCTCAAGCCAAGTCGCAGAAGGTTTTCACCCCTCTGCTGGAAATCCGTAACCTCACCAAAACCTTCGACGGGCAGAACGCGGTCGAAGACGTCAGCCTTACCATCTACAAGGGCGAAATCTTTGCGCTGCTCGGCCCGTCCGGCTGCGGCAAATCCACCTTGCTGCGCATGCTGGCCGGCTTCGAACAACCCTCGGAAGGGCAGATCGTGCTCGATGGGCAGGATATGTCGCATGTGCCGCCGTACCAGCGGCCGATCAACATGATGTTTCAGTCTTACGCGCTGTTCCCGCATATGACGGTAGAGCAGAACATCGCCTTCGGCCTGAAGCAGGACAAAATGCCGCGGGCAGAAATCGCCGAACGGGTGGCGGAAATGCTGGCGCTGGTGCACATGCAGGAGTTCGCCAGGCGCAAGCCGCACCAGCTTTCCGGCGGCCAGCGGCAGCGGGTGGCGCTGGCGCGCAGCCTGGCCAAGCGGCCGAAGCTGCTGCTGTTGGATGAGCCGATGGGCGCGCTGGACAAGAAGCTGCGCGATCGCATGCAGCTGGAAGTGACCGACATTCTCGAGCGCGTCGGCGTGACCTGCGTGATGGTGACGCACGATCAGGAGGAGGCGATGACCATGGCGGGGCGCATCGCCATCATGAACCGCGGCAAGTTCGTGCAGATCGGCGAGCCGGAAGAGATCTACGAGCATCCGAACAGCCGCTTCAGCGCCGAATTTATCGGCTCGGTCAACGTCTTCGACTGCGTATTGCAGGAGCGGCACGACGACGCGCTGATCTTGCAAAGCCCCGGATTGCGCCATGCGATCAAGGTGGATCCGGACGCTTCGGTGGTGGACGGCGTGCCGATCCAGGTGGCGCTGCGGCCGGAGAAGATCCTGCTGTGCGAACAGGTGCCGGCAGACGGCTGCAACTTCGCGGTGGGGGAAGTGGCGCACATTGCCTACCTGGGCGATCTGTCCATCTATCACGTGAAGCTGCACAGCGGGCAGATTATCAGCGCCCAGCTGCAAAACGGCCACCGTTTCCGCAAGGGGATGCCGACCTGGGGCGATGAAGTGCGTCTGTGCTGGGAAACCGACAGCTGCGTAGTGTTGACAGTGTAG
- the potI gene encoding putrescine ABC transporter permease PotI, translating to MNNLPVVRSPWRIAILTVGFTFLYAPMLMLVIYSFNSSKLVTVWAGWSTRWYTELFHDSAMISAVGLSLTIAAASATAAVVLGAIAAVVMVRFGRFRGSTGFAFMLTAPLVMPDVITGLSLLLLFVAMGHAFGWPSERGMFTIWLAHVTFCTAYVAVVISSRLREVDRSIEEAAMDLGAPPLKVFFVITLPMIAPALISGWMLAFTLSLDDLVIASFVSGPGATTLPMLVFSSVRMGVNPEINALASLILLVVGILGLIAWWFMARSEKQRSRELQRAARS from the coding sequence ATGAACAACTTGCCGGTAGTGCGTTCACCGTGGCGCATCGCCATCCTGACGGTCGGCTTTACCTTTCTGTATGCGCCGATGCTGATGCTGGTGATCTACTCCTTCAACAGCTCCAAACTGGTGACGGTGTGGGCCGGTTGGTCCACGCGCTGGTATACCGAACTGTTTCACGACTCGGCGATGATCAGCGCGGTGGGGCTCAGCCTGACCATCGCCGCCGCCTCCGCCACCGCCGCGGTGGTACTGGGCGCCATCGCCGCCGTGGTGATGGTGCGCTTCGGCCGCTTTCGCGGTTCGACCGGTTTTGCGTTTATGTTGACCGCACCGCTGGTGATGCCGGACGTGATCACCGGCCTGTCGCTGCTGCTGCTGTTCGTGGCGATGGGGCACGCCTTCGGCTGGCCGTCGGAACGCGGCATGTTCACCATCTGGCTGGCGCATGTCACCTTCTGTACCGCTTACGTGGCGGTGGTGATCAGCTCGCGCCTGCGCGAGGTGGATCGCTCAATTGAAGAAGCGGCGATGGATTTGGGGGCGCCGCCGCTGAAGGTGTTCTTCGTCATCACCTTGCCGATGATCGCGCCGGCGCTGATCTCCGGCTGGATGCTGGCGTTCACCCTGTCGCTGGACGATCTGGTGATCGCCAGCTTCGTCTCCGGCCCGGGCGCCACCACGCTGCCGATGCTGGTATTCTCCAGCGTGCGCATGGGGGTGAATCCGGAAATTAACGCGTTGGCCAGCCTGATCCTGCTGGTGGTGGGCATTCTCGGCCTGATCGCCTGGTGGTTTATGGCGCGCTCGGAAAAACAACGATCGCGTGAATTACAGCGGGCGGCCCGTAGCTGA
- the rlmC gene encoding 23S rRNA (uracil(747)-C(5))-methyltransferase RlmC yields MHCALYTAGTCRSCQWLEKPYPQQLADKQHHLQSLLAGRDVAQWLQPVAGELSAFRNKAKMVVSGSVERPLLGMLHRDGTPVDLSGCPLYPAAFAPMFAVLKSFIARAGLTPYNVARKRGELKYLLLTESTLDGGVMLRFVLRSETKLAQLRAALPWLQQQLPQLKVISANIQPVHMAIMEGEREIALTEQQALEERFNQVPLFIRPQSFFQTNPQVAADLYATARDWVRALGIDSMWDLFCGVGGFGLHCAQPQTRLTGIEISAEAIACARQSAQRLGLLHVDFQALDSTRFATAEGQVPQLVLVNPPRRGIGQALCDYLSQMAPDYILYSSCNAESMAKDIEMLPGYRIERVQLFDMFPHTAHYEVLTLLVRIL; encoded by the coding sequence ATGCATTGCGCTTTGTATACGGCGGGCACCTGCCGTTCCTGTCAGTGGCTGGAAAAGCCCTATCCGCAGCAACTGGCCGACAAACAGCATCACCTGCAATCGTTGCTGGCCGGGCGCGACGTCGCGCAGTGGCTGCAGCCGGTGGCGGGAGAGCTGAGCGCATTTCGCAATAAAGCCAAGATGGTGGTCAGCGGCAGCGTGGAGCGCCCGCTGCTCGGCATGCTGCACCGCGACGGCACGCCGGTCGATCTGAGCGGCTGCCCGCTGTATCCCGCCGCCTTTGCGCCGATGTTTGCGGTGCTGAAAAGCTTTATCGCCCGCGCGGGCCTGACGCCGTATAACGTGGCGCGCAAACGCGGCGAGCTGAAGTACCTGCTGCTGACCGAAAGCACGCTCGACGGCGGCGTGATGCTGCGCTTCGTGCTGCGTTCGGAAACCAAGCTGGCGCAGCTGCGCGCCGCGCTGCCGTGGCTGCAGCAGCAGCTGCCGCAGCTCAAGGTGATCTCCGCCAATATTCAGCCGGTGCACATGGCGATCATGGAAGGGGAGCGCGAGATTGCGCTGACCGAACAGCAGGCGCTGGAGGAGCGGTTCAATCAGGTGCCGCTGTTCATCCGCCCGCAAAGCTTCTTCCAGACCAACCCGCAGGTGGCCGCCGATCTGTATGCCACCGCCCGCGACTGGGTGCGCGCGCTGGGTATCGACAGCATGTGGGATCTGTTCTGCGGCGTCGGCGGTTTCGGCCTGCACTGCGCGCAACCGCAAACGCGGCTGACCGGCATCGAAATCAGCGCAGAAGCGATCGCCTGCGCCCGCCAGTCGGCGCAGCGGTTAGGGCTGCTACACGTAGATTTTCAGGCGCTCGATTCCACCCGCTTCGCCACCGCCGAAGGTCAGGTGCCGCAGCTGGTGCTGGTCAATCCGCCGCGGCGCGGCATCGGCCAGGCGCTGTGCGACTACCTGAGCCAGATGGCGCCGGACTATATTCTTTATTCCAGCTGCAATGCCGAGAGCATGGCGAAAGATATCGAGATGTTGCCGGGGTACCGCATCGAACGGGTGCAGCTGTTTGACATGTTCCCGCATACCGCGCACTACGAAGTGCTGACGCTGTTGGTGCGGATTTTATAA
- a CDS encoding heavy metal-binding domain-containing protein has protein sequence MQLSTTPTLEGFTITEYCGVVTGEAILGANIFRDFFAGVRDIVGGRSGAYEKELRKARLIAFEELEDQAKELGANAVVGIDIDYETVGKDGSMLMVTVSGTAVKVSR, from the coding sequence ATGCAGCTTTCAACTACCCCGACCCTGGAAGGGTTCACCATCACCGAATACTGCGGCGTCGTGACCGGCGAAGCGATCCTCGGCGCCAACATTTTTCGTGATTTCTTCGCCGGCGTGCGCGATATCGTCGGCGGCCGCTCGGGCGCTTATGAGAAAGAGCTGCGCAAGGCGCGCTTGATCGCGTTCGAAGAGCTGGAAGATCAGGCGAAAGAGCTGGGCGCCAACGCGGTGGTCGGCATTGATATCGATTATGAAACCGTTGGTAAAGACGGCAGCATGCTGATGGTGACCGTCAGCGGCACCGCGGTGAAAGTCAGCCGCTAA
- a CDS encoding YbjO family protein encodes MSDMLKSGQGMGSTSDAPVPVMVAGTAMVAIKCISVVLLLGELGVDGAQEFVNTSAQAWDSTLIFLAGLMLLCLQISCGFAVMRGRNWGRWGYVVCQCIVVLYLLLATIGSVFPEVFTVEGETSGQILHVLILQKIPDVVILALLFVPTASRRFFAARK; translated from the coding sequence ATGTCAGACATGCTGAAAAGCGGGCAGGGAATGGGATCGACTTCGGATGCGCCGGTGCCGGTGATGGTGGCGGGTACCGCCATGGTCGCGATCAAGTGTATCAGCGTGGTGCTGCTGTTGGGTGAACTGGGCGTCGACGGTGCGCAGGAGTTCGTCAACACCAGCGCGCAGGCGTGGGATTCTACCCTTATTTTTCTGGCCGGCCTGATGCTGCTGTGCCTGCAAATCAGCTGCGGCTTTGCGGTGATGCGCGGCCGCAACTGGGGGCGCTGGGGCTATGTGGTCTGCCAGTGCATCGTGGTGCTTTACCTGCTGTTGGCCACCATCGGCAGCGTTTTCCCCGAGGTGTTTACCGTGGAAGGGGAAACCAGCGGCCAAATCCTGCACGTTCTGATCCTGCAAAAGATCCCCGACGTGGTGATCCTGGCGCTGCTGTTCGTCCCTACCGCCAGCCGCCGCTTCTTCGCCGCGCGCAAGTGA
- the potH gene encoding putrescine ABC transporter permease PotH, with product MTLLSERTPEPPAKTPGTFKALFHRLLMAHGRKLVIALPYLWLTLLFMLPFLIVFKISLAELALAVPPYTELLSWADGKLNIALNFANYLQLTDDPLYIDAYLQSLRVAAVSTLCCLIIGYPLAWAVAHSKASTRNILLLLVILPSWTSFLIRVYAWMGILKNNGILNNFLMWLGVIDQPLVILHTNLAVYIGIVYSYLPFMVLPIYTALIRLDYSLVEASLDLGARPLKTFFSVIVPLTRGGIIAGSMLVFIPAVGEFVIPELLGGPDSIMIGRVLWQEFFNNRDWPVASAVATIMLLLLIVPILWFHKHQNKEMGGQE from the coding sequence ATGACCCTGCTTTCTGAACGCACGCCGGAACCGCCGGCCAAAACGCCCGGCACCTTCAAGGCGCTGTTCCACCGCCTGCTGATGGCTCACGGCCGCAAGCTGGTGATCGCGCTGCCGTATTTATGGCTGACGCTGCTGTTCATGCTGCCGTTCCTGATCGTGTTCAAAATCAGCCTGGCGGAGCTGGCGCTGGCGGTGCCGCCCTACACCGAACTGCTGAGCTGGGCGGACGGCAAGCTGAATATCGCGCTCAACTTCGCCAACTACCTACAGCTGACCGACGATCCGCTGTATATCGACGCCTATCTGCAGTCGCTGCGCGTGGCGGCGGTCTCGACGCTGTGCTGCCTGATCATCGGCTATCCGCTGGCCTGGGCGGTGGCCCACAGCAAGGCGTCAACCCGCAACATTCTGCTGCTGCTGGTGATCCTGCCTTCCTGGACCTCGTTCCTGATCCGTGTCTACGCCTGGATGGGCATTCTGAAAAACAACGGCATTCTGAATAACTTTCTGATGTGGCTAGGGGTGATCGACCAGCCGCTGGTGATCCTGCACACCAACCTGGCGGTGTATATCGGCATCGTTTATTCCTATCTGCCGTTTATGGTGCTGCCAATTTACACGGCGCTGATCCGGCTGGATTACTCGCTGGTGGAGGCGTCGCTGGATCTGGGGGCCCGGCCGCTGAAAACCTTCTTCAGCGTGATCGTGCCGCTGACGCGCGGCGGCATCATCGCCGGTTCGATGCTGGTGTTCATTCCAGCGGTGGGCGAGTTCGTGATCCCGGAACTGCTCGGTGGGCCGGACAGCATCATGATCGGCCGCGTGCTGTGGCAGGAGTTCTTCAATAACCGCGACTGGCCGGTGGCCTCGGCGGTCGCTACCATCATGCTGCTGCTGTTGATCGTGCCAATTTTGTGGTTCCACAAACACCAGAACAAGGAAATGGGGGGGCAGGAATGA
- the artJ gene encoding arginine ABC transporter substrate-binding protein produces MKKLIIAAILAGISVSASAAETIRFATEASYPPFEFIDAGNKIQGFDVDLANALCKEMQAECTFTNQAFDSLIPSLKFKRFDAVMAGMDITPEREKQVLFTKPYYDNSALFIAQKGKIADVAALKGKKVGVQNGTTHQKYLADKHPEITTVPYDSYQNAILDLKNGRVDAVFGDTAVVNEWLKQNDALAAVGAKVTDKDYFGTGLGIAVRQKNTDLQGKFNAALDKIKQDGTYETIYKKWFQQ; encoded by the coding sequence ATGAAAAAACTAATAATCGCCGCCATTCTGGCCGGCATCAGCGTTTCCGCCTCCGCAGCCGAAACGATCCGTTTCGCTACCGAAGCCTCCTATCCTCCATTTGAATTTATTGACGCCGGCAACAAGATTCAGGGTTTTGATGTCGATCTGGCCAACGCCCTGTGCAAAGAGATGCAGGCCGAGTGCACCTTCACCAACCAGGCGTTCGACAGCCTGATCCCGAGCCTGAAGTTCAAGCGTTTCGATGCGGTCATGGCCGGTATGGACATCACGCCGGAGCGTGAAAAGCAGGTGCTGTTCACCAAGCCGTACTACGATAACTCGGCGCTGTTCATCGCGCAGAAAGGCAAAATCGCCGACGTGGCGGCGCTGAAAGGCAAGAAAGTGGGCGTGCAAAACGGCACCACCCACCAGAAATACCTGGCCGACAAGCACCCGGAAATCACCACCGTGCCTTACGACAGCTACCAGAACGCCATTTTGGATCTGAAGAACGGCCGCGTTGATGCGGTGTTCGGCGATACCGCAGTGGTCAACGAGTGGCTGAAGCAGAATGACGCGCTGGCGGCAGTGGGCGCCAAAGTGACGGATAAAGACTACTTCGGCACCGGCCTCGGCATCGCGGTACGCCAGAAGAACACCGATCTGCAGGGCAAGTTCAACGCCGCTCTGGACAAGATCAAGCAGGATGGGACCTATGAAACCATCTACAAAAAATGGTTCCAGCAGTAA
- the artM gene encoding arginine ABC transporter permease ArtM, translating to MIEYLPEILKGLHTSLTLTVAALIVALVLSLLLTVILTLKTPILTPLVKIYVTLFTGTPLLVQIFLIYYGPGQFPAIRDYPWLWNLLSQPWLCAMIALALNSAAYTTQLFYGAVRAIPAGQWQSCEALGMSRRQTLRILLPFAFKRALSSYSNEVVLVFKSTSLAYTITLMEVMGYSQLMYGRTYDVMVFGAAGLVYLCVNGLLTLLMRLVERRALAFERRN from the coding sequence ATGATTGAGTATTTACCGGAGATTCTCAAAGGGTTGCACACCAGCCTGACGCTGACCGTCGCCGCGCTGATCGTCGCGCTGGTGCTGTCGCTGCTGCTGACGGTGATACTGACGCTGAAAACGCCAATCCTGACGCCGCTGGTCAAGATCTACGTGACGCTGTTCACCGGCACACCGCTGCTGGTGCAGATCTTCCTGATCTACTACGGCCCCGGTCAGTTCCCGGCGATCCGCGACTACCCGTGGCTGTGGAACCTGCTGTCGCAGCCCTGGCTGTGCGCGATGATAGCGCTGGCGCTGAACAGCGCGGCCTACACCACGCAGTTGTTCTACGGCGCGGTGCGCGCCATTCCCGCCGGACAGTGGCAGTCGTGCGAAGCGCTGGGCATGTCGCGCCGGCAGACGCTGCGCATCCTGCTGCCGTTCGCCTTCAAGCGCGCGCTGTCGTCTTACTCCAACGAAGTGGTGCTGGTGTTCAAAAGCACCTCGCTAGCTTACACCATCACGCTGATGGAGGTGATGGGCTACAGCCAGCTGATGTACGGCCGCACCTACGACGTCATGGTATTCGGTGCCGCAGGCCTGGTGTACCTGTGCGTCAACGGCCTGCTGACGCTGCTGATGCGCTTGGTGGAGCGCCGCGCGCTGGCGTTTGAACGCCGCAACTGA
- the artJ gene encoding arginine ABC transporter substrate-binding protein: MKKLLLAATMLAGITFNATAAETIRFAASATYPPFESLDANNQIVGFDIDLANALCKQMQAQCTFTNQAFDSLIAALKFKKYDAVISGMDITPERSKQVAFTQPYYANSAIVIAQKGKFSSLADLKGKKLGMENGTTHQKYMQDKHPEINTVSYDSYQNAILELKNGRIDGVFGDTAVVNEWLKTNPQLAPVGEHITDAQYFGTGLGIAVRPDNQALLAKLNAALDAIKADGTYKAINDKWFPQ, translated from the coding sequence ATGAAAAAACTGCTGCTTGCCGCGACGATGTTGGCCGGGATCACCTTTAACGCTACCGCGGCCGAGACCATCCGCTTCGCCGCTTCCGCCACCTACCCGCCGTTCGAATCGCTGGACGCCAACAACCAGATCGTCGGCTTCGATATCGATCTGGCCAACGCGCTGTGCAAGCAGATGCAGGCGCAGTGCACCTTCACCAACCAGGCGTTCGACAGCCTGATCGCCGCGCTGAAATTCAAGAAATACGATGCGGTGATTTCCGGTATGGACATCACGCCGGAGCGCAGCAAACAGGTCGCTTTCACCCAGCCTTACTACGCCAACTCGGCGATCGTGATCGCGCAAAAAGGCAAGTTCAGCTCGCTGGCGGATCTGAAAGGCAAAAAGCTCGGCATGGAAAATGGCACCACCCACCAGAAATACATGCAGGACAAGCATCCGGAGATTAACACCGTCTCTTACGACAGCTACCAGAACGCCATTCTGGAGCTGAAAAACGGCCGTATCGACGGCGTGTTCGGCGACACCGCCGTGGTGAACGAGTGGCTGAAAACCAACCCGCAGCTGGCGCCGGTGGGCGAGCACATCACCGATGCGCAATACTTTGGCACCGGCCTCGGCATCGCGGTACGCCCCGACAACCAGGCGCTGCTGGCCAAGCTGAACGCCGCGCTGGACGCCATCAAGGCCGACGGCACCTACAAGGCCATCAACGACAAGTGGTTCCCGCAGTAA
- the artQ gene encoding arginine ABC transporter permease ArtQ: protein MNELQPLASAAGMTVGLAVCALILGLILAMLFAVWESSRWKAVSWLGTAWVTVLRGLPEILVVLFIYFGSSQLLLMLSDGFTLNLGLFQLPIQLAIDNFEVSPFLCGVIALALLYSAYASQTLRGALKAVPQGQWESGQALGLGKAAIFFRLIMPQMWRHALPGLGNQWLVLLKDTALVSLISVNDLMLQTKSIATRTQEPFTWYVIAAAIYLLVTLFSQYVIKRIELRATRFERGPV from the coding sequence ATGAATGAATTACAACCTTTAGCAAGCGCCGCCGGCATGACCGTCGGCCTTGCCGTTTGCGCCCTGATCCTCGGGCTGATTCTGGCGATGCTGTTCGCCGTATGGGAATCGTCCCGCTGGAAAGCGGTCAGCTGGCTCGGCACCGCCTGGGTGACCGTGCTGCGCGGCCTGCCGGAAATCCTGGTGGTGCTGTTTATCTATTTCGGCTCGTCGCAGCTGCTGCTGATGCTCTCCGACGGCTTTACCCTCAACCTCGGTCTGTTCCAGCTGCCGATTCAGCTGGCGATCGACAATTTCGAAGTCAGCCCGTTCCTGTGCGGGGTGATCGCTCTGGCCCTGCTCTATTCCGCCTACGCTTCGCAGACGCTGCGCGGCGCGCTCAAAGCGGTGCCTCAGGGGCAGTGGGAATCCGGCCAGGCGCTGGGGCTCGGCAAGGCGGCGATCTTCTTTCGCCTGATCATGCCGCAGATGTGGCGCCACGCCCTGCCCGGCCTCGGCAACCAGTGGCTGGTGTTGCTGAAAGACACCGCGCTGGTGTCGCTGATCAGCGTGAACGATCTGATGCTGCAAACCAAGAGCATCGCCACCCGCACCCAGGAACCTTTTACCTGGTATGTGATCGCCGCGGCCATCTACCTGCTGGTGACGCTGTTCAGCCAATACGTCATCAAACGCATTGAGCTGCGCGCCACGCGCTTTGAGCGGGGGCCGGTCTGA